Proteins found in one Aquibium microcysteis genomic segment:
- a CDS encoding cytosine deaminase, translating to MTELDLPSSGWYVLANARVHASLTAAPIGPADADGFVLADIAVADGAISGIAPKTEGRPVPPRSVDLAGRIVMTCFVDCHTHLDKGHIWPRRSNPDGSFPGALQAVGADREANWSAADVEARMEFGLKSAFAHGTKAIRTHLDSIHPQETISWPVFQALRERWAGRIELQAASLIGIDGVRDGAFFAALADRVAEARGILGAVTYMVPDLGDLLDTVFRAAIDRGLDLDFHADETDDVAAVSLKRIAEKAIEHRFEGKILVGHCCSLARQADDDVLDTLDKVARAGLAVVSLPMCNMYLQDRRHDGTTPRWRGVTLLHEMKARGIPVAVASDNTRDPFYAYGDLDMLEVYRMATRTLHFDHPVADWPQTVAATPGDVMRLEGTGRIAVGAPADLVIFRGRSWTELLSRPESDRIVLRNGARSDATLPDYAELDPILR from the coding sequence ATGACTGAGCTCGATCTCCCCTCCTCCGGCTGGTACGTTCTCGCCAATGCCCGGGTGCATGCCTCGCTGACCGCCGCGCCGATCGGCCCGGCCGACGCCGACGGCTTCGTCCTCGCCGACATCGCCGTCGCCGACGGTGCGATCTCGGGCATTGCGCCGAAGACGGAGGGACGGCCCGTTCCGCCGCGCAGCGTCGACCTCGCCGGCCGGATCGTCATGACCTGCTTCGTCGATTGCCACACCCATCTCGACAAGGGTCACATCTGGCCGCGCCGCTCGAACCCCGACGGCTCCTTCCCCGGCGCGCTTCAGGCAGTGGGCGCCGACCGGGAGGCCAACTGGTCGGCGGCGGACGTCGAGGCCCGCATGGAGTTCGGGCTGAAGAGCGCATTCGCGCACGGAACCAAGGCGATACGCACGCATCTTGATTCGATCCATCCGCAGGAGACCATCTCGTGGCCGGTGTTCCAGGCGCTGCGGGAGCGCTGGGCCGGCCGCATCGAGCTGCAGGCGGCGAGCCTGATCGGCATCGACGGCGTGCGTGACGGCGCCTTCTTCGCCGCGCTGGCCGACCGTGTCGCCGAGGCGCGCGGCATCCTCGGCGCGGTCACCTACATGGTGCCCGATCTCGGCGACCTGCTCGACACCGTCTTCCGTGCCGCGATCGACCGCGGCCTCGACCTCGATTTCCACGCCGACGAGACCGACGACGTCGCCGCGGTCTCGCTGAAGCGGATCGCCGAGAAGGCGATCGAGCACCGCTTCGAGGGCAAAATCCTCGTCGGCCACTGCTGTTCGCTCGCCCGCCAGGCCGACGACGACGTGCTCGACACGCTGGACAAGGTGGCACGCGCCGGCCTCGCGGTCGTGTCGCTGCCGATGTGCAACATGTATCTCCAGGACCGGCGCCACGACGGCACGACGCCGCGCTGGCGCGGCGTGACGCTGCTGCACGAGATGAAGGCGCGCGGCATCCCGGTCGCGGTGGCCTCCGACAACACCCGCGATCCCTTCTACGCCTATGGCGACCTCGACATGCTGGAGGTCTACCGCATGGCCACCCGCACCCTCCATTTCGACCATCCGGTGGCCGACTGGCCGCAGACGGTCGCCGCGACGCCGGGCGACGTGATGCGGCTGGAGGGGACCGGCCGCATTGCCGTCGGCGCGCCGGCGGATCTCGTGATCTTCAGGGGCCGCTCCTGGACCGAACTCCTGTCGCGCCCCGAGAGCGACCGCATCGTGCTGCGCAACGGCGCCCGCAGCGACGCCACCTTGCCCGACTACGCCGAACTCGACCCGATCCTGAGGTGA
- a CDS encoding FAD-binding oxidoreductase, with amino-acid sequence MDIAALRRDIDGIRIEDNAAIVKQKSRDFYWYSPILKKQLDDVTADIVVTPKDEAEVVRVLAACFRHGVPVTPRGTGTGNYGQAMPLSGGVLLSLAEMNDVRTIAPGRVVCGPGAVMADIDRQTRAHSGQELRMLPSTFHTASIGGFIAGGSGGIGSINWGGLRDFGNIIRLRVVTMEETPRVLDLTGEDLHKVTHAYGTNGIITEVEMPLTAAYDWVDVIVGFDDFVAAARYGNALARQDGILTKLISPIAAPAPFDYFKRHQKFLREGQSVCLVMVAAHALDAFRAFTRRQGADIVFDAATASPEDVKGLPPVAELSWNHTTLRGIRIDPAITYLQVLYPFPNQIELVEKVHALFPDEVIGHLEFVRFDGDVTCFGLPMVRYTTEERLDEIIRVHEETGCPIFNPHRVTLEEGGMKQTDAVQLAFKKEADPRGLLNPGKMIAWESPDFDFSTSKPFLFRGLEQVG; translated from the coding sequence ATGGACATCGCAGCGCTGAGACGCGACATCGACGGCATCCGGATCGAGGACAACGCCGCCATCGTCAAACAGAAGAGCCGCGACTTCTACTGGTACTCGCCGATCCTGAAGAAGCAGCTCGACGACGTGACGGCCGACATCGTCGTGACGCCGAAGGACGAGGCGGAGGTCGTGCGGGTTCTCGCCGCCTGCTTCCGCCACGGCGTGCCGGTCACGCCGCGCGGCACCGGCACGGGCAATTACGGCCAGGCGATGCCGCTGTCGGGCGGCGTGCTGCTCAGCCTCGCGGAGATGAACGACGTGCGGACGATCGCGCCGGGCCGCGTCGTCTGCGGTCCGGGCGCGGTGATGGCCGACATCGACCGGCAGACGCGCGCGCATTCCGGCCAGGAACTGCGCATGCTGCCCTCGACCTTCCACACCGCCTCGATCGGCGGCTTCATCGCCGGGGGATCGGGCGGCATCGGCTCGATCAACTGGGGCGGCCTGCGCGACTTCGGCAACATCATCCGCCTGCGGGTCGTGACCATGGAGGAGACGCCCCGTGTTCTGGACCTGACCGGCGAGGACCTGCACAAGGTCACCCACGCCTACGGCACAAACGGCATCATCACCGAGGTGGAGATGCCGCTGACGGCGGCCTACGACTGGGTCGACGTGATCGTCGGCTTCGACGACTTCGTGGCGGCCGCGCGCTACGGCAACGCGCTCGCGCGCCAGGACGGGATCCTGACCAAGCTGATCTCGCCGATCGCCGCCCCCGCGCCCTTCGACTATTTCAAGCGCCACCAGAAATTCCTGCGCGAAGGCCAGAGCGTCTGCCTCGTGATGGTCGCCGCCCATGCGCTCGACGCCTTCCGCGCCTTCACCCGCAGGCAGGGCGCCGACATCGTCTTCGATGCCGCGACCGCGAGCCCGGAGGACGTGAAGGGCCTGCCGCCGGTGGCCGAGCTGTCGTGGAACCACACCACGCTGCGCGGCATCCGCATCGACCCGGCGATCACCTATCTGCAGGTGCTCTACCCCTTCCCGAACCAGATCGAGCTGGTGGAGAAGGTGCACGCCCTGTTTCCCGACGAGGTGATCGGCCACCTTGAATTCGTCCGCTTCGACGGCGACGTCACCTGCTTCGGCCTGCCGATGGTGCGCTACACGACAGAGGAACGGCTGGACGAGATCATCCGCGTTCACGAGGAGACCGGTTGCCCGATCTTCAACCCGCACCGCGTGACGCTCGAGGAAGGCGGCATGAAGCAGACGGATGCCGTCCAGCTCGCCTTCAAGAAGGAGGCCGATCCGCGGGGCCTGCTCAACCCCGGCAAGATGATCGCCTGGGAGAGCCCCGATTTCGATTTCTCGACGTCGAAGCCGTTTCTGTTCAGGGGGTTGGAGCAGGTCGGGTGA
- a CDS encoding ABC transporter permease, whose protein sequence is MTAIDQTGSVGVDAEETRRARRERAERIGRWLLPLTIMSLAVLAWDRICVWNEIPHYILPRPGVVLQALVTDAPLLFSSLLVTLRITFLGLALAVVGGVGLAVLFAQSKWVEMSFFPFAVVLQVTPIVAIFPLINIYVDNQTAKLLLCAWIVAFFPILSNTTLGLNSADRNLRDLFALNGATRWQELRLLRLPAAMPYFLGGLKIAGGLALIGAVVAEFVAGAAGQSSGLASRIIEAGYRLNAPRLFAALILISATGIVIFLVLSLVSHLMLRRWHESALKQER, encoded by the coding sequence ATGACCGCGATCGACCAGACCGGATCCGTCGGCGTCGATGCCGAGGAAACGCGCCGCGCCCGGCGCGAGCGCGCCGAGCGCATCGGCCGGTGGCTGCTGCCGCTCACCATCATGAGCCTGGCGGTGCTGGCCTGGGATCGCATCTGCGTCTGGAACGAGATCCCGCACTACATCCTGCCGCGTCCCGGCGTGGTGCTGCAGGCGCTGGTGACCGACGCCCCGCTGCTGTTCTCCTCGCTGCTGGTGACGCTCAGGATCACCTTCCTCGGGCTGGCGCTCGCCGTCGTCGGCGGCGTCGGGCTGGCGGTGCTGTTCGCGCAGTCGAAATGGGTGGAGATGTCGTTCTTCCCCTTCGCCGTGGTGCTGCAGGTGACGCCGATCGTGGCGATCTTCCCGCTGATCAACATCTATGTCGACAACCAGACGGCCAAGCTGCTGCTCTGCGCCTGGATCGTCGCCTTCTTCCCGATCCTGTCGAACACGACGCTGGGGCTGAACTCCGCCGACCGTAACCTGCGCGACCTCTTCGCGCTCAACGGCGCGACGCGCTGGCAGGAACTGCGGCTGCTCCGGCTGCCCGCCGCGATGCCCTATTTCCTCGGCGGGCTGAAGATCGCCGGCGGTCTGGCGCTGATCGGCGCGGTGGTGGCGGAGTTCGTGGCCGGTGCCGCCGGCCAGTCCTCCGGCCTCGCCTCGCGCATCATCGAAGCCGGCTACCGCCTCAATGCGCCGCGGCTCTTCGCGGCGCTGATCCTGATCTCGGCCACCGGCATCGTCATCTTCCTCGTGCTGTCCCTCGTCTCGCACCTGATGCTGCGGCGCTGGCACGAGAGCGCCCTGAAGCAGGAGCGGTGA
- a CDS encoding ABC transporter ATP-binding protein, protein MLAFQTSTERSATGAPLLSLRGVGKAFSNGVTALSGVDMTIRRGDFVSLLGPSGCGKSTALRIVAGLSSATTGTLDWHGEPIGQRDLGFVFQEPTLMPWASVFDNVWLPLRLRGVSRTDAAPQIAEMLERVHLTGFEQAVPRELSGGMKMRVSIARSLVTRPKLLLMDEPFAALDEITRFKLNDDILDLWRDRGLTIVFVTHSVFESVFLSNRIVVMAARPGRVHGELMVDAPYPRDERFRTSADYAALCREASEALLGAINASHASSRGRA, encoded by the coding sequence GTGCTTGCCTTCCAGACGTCGACCGAACGATCCGCGACGGGTGCGCCGCTGCTGTCGCTGCGCGGTGTGGGCAAGGCGTTCTCGAACGGCGTGACGGCGCTGTCGGGTGTCGACATGACCATACGCCGGGGCGACTTCGTCAGCCTGCTCGGCCCGTCCGGCTGCGGCAAGTCGACGGCGCTGCGGATCGTCGCCGGGCTCTCGTCGGCCACGACGGGAACGCTCGACTGGCACGGCGAGCCGATCGGCCAGCGCGACCTCGGCTTCGTCTTCCAGGAGCCGACGCTGATGCCCTGGGCCTCGGTCTTCGACAATGTCTGGCTGCCACTGCGGCTGCGCGGCGTCTCGCGCACCGATGCCGCGCCGCAGATCGCCGAGATGCTGGAACGCGTCCACCTGACCGGCTTCGAGCAGGCGGTGCCGCGCGAACTCTCGGGCGGCATGAAGATGCGCGTCTCGATCGCCCGCAGCCTGGTGACGCGGCCGAAGCTCCTGCTCATGGACGAGCCCTTCGCCGCACTCGACGAGATCACCCGCTTCAAGCTCAACGACGACATCCTCGACCTCTGGCGCGACCGCGGCCTGACCATCGTCTTCGTCACCCATTCCGTCTTCGAGAGCGTGTTCCTGTCGAACCGCATCGTCGTCATGGCCGCCCGGCCCGGCCGCGTGCATGGCGAGCTGATGGTCGACGCTCCCTACCCGCGCGACGAGCGCTTCCGGACCTCGGCCGACTACGCGGCGTTGTGCCGCGAGGCCTCCGAGGCGCTGCTCGGCGCCATCAATGCCTCGCACGCTTCGTCGCGGGGGCGTGCATGA
- a CDS encoding ABC transporter substrate-binding protein, whose amino-acid sequence MTSGIRIAAASALLASVSPFAAHAADKVVFATNWLAQAEHGGYYQAVADGTYAACGLDVEIMQGGPQVSGRPLLLAGKIDFYMGGNMLQAFSAVEQNIPLRVVAASFQKEPQVLMSHPGQGLDTWEDLKKAEQYILGDEGFQSYFQWMITDFGFDASKRVPYTFNPAPFIANPKSVQQGYVTSEPYAVEREAGFKPNLFLLADYGFETYATTIETMQKTIDERPQVVQCFVDGSAKGWYNYLYGDNAAANEAIKKDNPDMTDDQIAFSIATMKEFGIVDSGDTETKGIGAMTDERIAGFYASMVKAKVVADGLDIKKSYTLDFVNKGVGLDLKK is encoded by the coding sequence ATGACGTCAGGAATCCGCATCGCAGCCGCCTCCGCCTTGCTCGCATCGGTCTCGCCCTTCGCCGCGCACGCCGCCGACAAGGTCGTCTTCGCCACCAACTGGCTCGCCCAGGCCGAGCATGGCGGCTACTACCAGGCCGTCGCCGACGGCACCTATGCCGCCTGCGGTCTCGACGTCGAGATCATGCAGGGCGGCCCGCAGGTGTCCGGCCGGCCGCTCCTGCTCGCCGGCAAGATCGACTTCTACATGGGCGGCAACATGCTGCAGGCCTTCTCGGCGGTGGAGCAGAACATCCCGCTGCGCGTCGTGGCCGCCTCCTTCCAGAAGGAGCCGCAGGTGCTGATGAGCCACCCCGGCCAGGGCCTCGACACCTGGGAGGATCTGAAGAAGGCCGAGCAGTACATCCTCGGCGACGAGGGCTTTCAGAGCTATTTCCAGTGGATGATCACCGACTTCGGCTTCGATGCCTCAAAGCGGGTGCCCTACACCTTCAACCCCGCCCCCTTCATCGCCAACCCGAAGTCGGTGCAGCAGGGCTACGTCACGTCCGAGCCCTATGCGGTGGAGCGCGAGGCGGGCTTCAAGCCGAACCTCTTCCTGCTCGCCGACTACGGCTTCGAGACCTATGCCACCACCATCGAGACGATGCAGAAGACGATCGACGAGCGGCCGCAGGTCGTCCAGTGCTTCGTCGATGGTTCGGCCAAGGGCTGGTACAACTATCTCTACGGCGACAACGCCGCCGCCAACGAGGCGATCAAGAAGGACAATCCGGACATGACGGACGACCAGATCGCCTTCTCGATCGCCACCATGAAGGAGTTCGGCATCGTCGATTCCGGCGACACCGAGACCAAGGGCATCGGCGCCATGACCGACGAGCGCATCGCCGGCTTCTATGCCTCCATGGTGAAGGCCAAGGTCGTCGCCGACGGGCTCGACATCAAGAAGTCCTACACGCTCGACTTCGTCAACAAGGGCGTCGGCCTCGACCTGAAGAAGTGA